The proteins below come from a single Ruegeria sp. SCSIO 43209 genomic window:
- a CDS encoding aldehyde dehydrogenase family protein, whose amino-acid sequence MGQMLQCVSPIDGSVFAEREVLSREAAFEVAGRARAAQAAWAARPLRERIDLVMAGVAAVGAMNEEIVPELAHMMGRPVRYGGEFGGFNERASHMAGIAESALADIAVGEDETFKRYIRRIPHGVVFVVAPWNYPYMTAINTVAPALIAGNTVILKHATQTLLVGERMAQAFHAAGVPEDVFQNVFLSHDVTNDLIAGNAFDFVNFTGSVGGGQAMERAAAGTFTGVGTELGGKDPGYVMDDADLEAAVETLIDGAMFNAGQCCCGIERIYVHESLYDDFVARAVEIVKGYKLGNPLDAETTIGPMANVRFADEVRAQIAEAVEAGAVAHIDIFPEDDGGAYLTPQILTNVTHDMRVMRDESFGPVVGIMKVSTDDEAIRLMNDSAFGLTASLWTRDLDRAARVGDQIETGTVFMNRADYLDPGLCWTGCKNTGRGGGLSVIGYHNLTRPKSYHLKKVTG is encoded by the coding sequence ATGGGGCAGATGTTGCAATGTGTCTCGCCGATTGATGGGTCGGTTTTTGCCGAGCGCGAGGTGTTGTCGCGGGAGGCGGCGTTTGAGGTTGCGGGCCGGGCGCGGGCCGCACAGGCGGCTTGGGCGGCGCGGCCCTTGCGGGAACGCATTGATCTCGTGATGGCGGGTGTGGCTGCTGTTGGCGCGATGAATGAGGAAATCGTGCCCGAGTTGGCGCATATGATGGGTCGCCCGGTGCGCTATGGCGGTGAATTCGGCGGCTTCAACGAGCGCGCAAGCCATATGGCCGGGATTGCCGAAAGCGCATTGGCTGATATCGCGGTGGGCGAAGATGAGACGTTCAAGCGCTATATCAGGCGCATCCCGCATGGGGTGGTGTTTGTGGTGGCGCCCTGGAATTATCCTTACATGACGGCGATCAACACGGTGGCCCCGGCGCTAATCGCGGGTAATACGGTGATCCTGAAACACGCCACGCAGACCCTGCTGGTGGGCGAGCGTATGGCGCAGGCCTTCCATGCAGCGGGTGTGCCGGAAGACGTGTTCCAGAATGTCTTTCTGAGCCATGACGTGACCAACGATCTGATCGCGGGCAATGCGTTCGACTTCGTGAACTTCACCGGCTCGGTCGGCGGCGGCCAGGCGATGGAGCGCGCGGCGGCGGGCACCTTTACCGGCGTCGGGACTGAGCTGGGCGGCAAGGATCCGGGTTATGTGATGGACGATGCCGATCTGGAGGCGGCGGTTGAGACGCTGATCGACGGGGCAATGTTCAACGCGGGCCAGTGCTGCTGCGGGATCGAGCGGATTTATGTGCATGAAAGCCTGTATGACGACTTCGTCGCCAGGGCGGTGGAGATCGTGAAGGGCTATAAGCTGGGCAATCCGCTGGACGCTGAGACCACCATTGGCCCGATGGCCAATGTGCGCTTTGCCGATGAGGTGCGGGCGCAGATTGCCGAGGCGGTCGAGGCTGGTGCGGTGGCCCATATCGACATCTTCCCCGAGGATGATGGCGGCGCATATCTGACGCCGCAGATCCTGACCAATGTCACCCATGACATGCGGGTGATGCGGGATGAAAGCTTTGGTCCGGTAGTGGGCATTATGAAAGTGTCCACGGATGACGAGGCCATCCGGCTGATGAATGACAGCGCGTTTGGCCTGACGGCGAGCCTCTGGACCCGCGATCTGGACCGTGCTGCGCGGGTGGGCGACCAGATTGAGACGGGCACCGTCTTCATGAACCGCGCCGATTATCTGGATCCCGGCCTGTGCTGGACCGGCTGCAAGAATACCGGGCGCGGCGGCGGTCTGTCGGTCATTGGCTATCACAACCTGACACGTCCCAAATCCTATCACCTGAAAAAGGTCACGGGCTAA
- a CDS encoding glutamine synthetase family protein has translation MSAKLTFEHLKAEVSSGEIDTVLVCLVDMQGRLMGKRFHAGHFVAGAWEETHCCNYLLATDLEMGTPDGYASTSWERGYGDYVMKPDLSTLRPVPWLEGTAMVMCDVLDHHTHEEVPHAPRSILKRQVNRLKAMGYDAMCATELEFFLFEKSFDQIRKEGFRDLEPISGYNEDYHILQTTKEEHVMRPIRNHLWDAGIPVENTKGEAETGQEELNIKYAPAMETAEYHSIAKNAVKEIAWQHGHAATFLPKWHHEKVGSSSHVHQSLWSEGRPIFFDEKDPLGMSDVMKSYMAGLLKYAADYTCFMAPYINSYKRFMKGTFAPTRIIWSVDNRTAGFRLCGDGTKAVRVECRIPGSDMNPYLAMAGMLAAGIAGIEEGLELQPPTTGDVYQGETGMIPGDLRAARDALHGSAMLRAAMGDDVVDHYARAAEVEIEEFERVVTDWEIARGFERA, from the coding sequence GTGAGCGCGAAACTGACATTTGAGCATTTGAAGGCTGAGGTTTCGTCTGGCGAGATTGATACGGTATTGGTTTGTCTGGTTGACATGCAGGGCCGTTTGATGGGGAAGCGGTTTCATGCGGGTCATTTTGTTGCGGGAGCGTGGGAAGAGACGCATTGCTGCAATTATCTGCTGGCGACGGATCTCGAGATGGGGACGCCGGATGGGTATGCGTCGACCAGTTGGGAGCGGGGCTATGGCGATTATGTGATGAAGCCGGATCTGAGCACGCTGCGCCCAGTGCCGTGGCTGGAAGGCACGGCGATGGTGATGTGCGATGTGCTGGATCATCACACGCATGAAGAAGTGCCACACGCGCCGCGCTCGATCCTGAAACGCCAGGTGAACCGGCTGAAGGCGATGGGTTATGACGCCATGTGCGCCACCGAGCTGGAGTTTTTCCTGTTCGAGAAAAGCTTTGATCAGATCCGCAAGGAAGGCTTTCGCGACCTTGAGCCGATCTCGGGGTACAACGAAGACTATCACATCCTTCAGACCACCAAGGAAGAGCATGTGATGCGCCCGATCCGCAACCATCTGTGGGATGCGGGGATACCGGTCGAGAACACGAAAGGTGAGGCCGAGACCGGGCAGGAAGAGCTGAACATCAAATATGCGCCTGCGATGGAGACGGCCGAGTATCACTCGATCGCCAAGAACGCGGTGAAAGAGATTGCCTGGCAGCATGGGCATGCCGCGACCTTCCTGCCGAAATGGCATCATGAGAAAGTGGGCAGTTCCAGCCACGTGCATCAGTCGCTCTGGTCCGAGGGGCGGCCGATCTTTTTCGACGAAAAAGATCCGCTCGGCATGTCGGATGTGATGAAAAGCTACATGGCGGGTCTTTTGAAATACGCCGCCGATTACACCTGTTTCATGGCGCCCTACATCAACAGCTACAAGCGGTTCATGAAGGGGACCTTTGCGCCGACGCGGATCATCTGGTCGGTGGACAACCGCACCGCCGGGTTCCGCCTGTGCGGTGACGGCACCAAGGCGGTGCGGGTGGAATGCCGTATCCCGGGCTCGGATATGAACCCCTATCTGGCGATGGCTGGGATGCTGGCGGCGGGGATCGCTGGGATCGAAGAAGGGCTGGAGTTGCAGCCGCCGACCACGGGCGACGTCTATCAGGGAGAGACGGGGATGATCCCGGGCGATCTGCGCGCGGCGCGGGATGCGCTGCATGGCTCGGCGATGTTGCGGGCTGCGATGGGAGATGACGTTGTCGATCACTATGCGCGCGCGGCCGAGGTTGAGATCGAAGAGTTTGAGCGCGTGGTGACCGATTGGGAAATTGCCCGCGGGTTCGAGCGGGCTTGA
- a CDS encoding N-formylglutamate amidohydrolase: MTGSVEILNETGIGRVVLLCEHASNRIPAEFDDLGLSASARVSHAAWDPGAMALTRALSTALDAPVVASTVSRLVYDCNRPPEAASAMPEKSELIEVPGNVGLDQSQRDARTQAVYAPFCQAVAQVLDARGPDTVVVTIHSFTPVYFGQPRAVELGLLHDQDSRLVDAMLDHMDQIPHRRTERNQPYGPADGVTHSLRLHALSRGLANVMIEVRNDLLGNEIQVANMSRDILALLEPALNDITIREGAS; encoded by the coding sequence GTGACCGGATCGGTCGAAATCCTGAACGAGACGGGCATTGGGCGCGTCGTTCTGCTGTGTGAACATGCAAGCAACCGCATTCCGGCAGAGTTTGATGATTTGGGGTTGTCCGCATCCGCGCGCGTCAGCCATGCTGCTTGGGATCCGGGCGCAATGGCGCTGACACGGGCGCTGTCGACAGCGCTTGATGCTCCGGTCGTGGCCTCGACCGTCTCGCGATTGGTCTATGATTGCAACCGTCCGCCCGAGGCGGCAAGCGCAATGCCCGAGAAATCAGAACTGATCGAAGTGCCGGGCAATGTGGGCCTCGATCAATCGCAACGCGATGCACGTACCCAGGCAGTGTATGCCCCGTTCTGCCAGGCTGTAGCACAGGTTCTGGATGCGCGCGGTCCGGATACAGTCGTTGTGACTATTCACTCCTTCACGCCAGTCTATTTTGGGCAGCCGCGCGCGGTTGAACTTGGACTTCTCCATGACCAGGACAGCCGTCTGGTCGATGCCATGCTGGATCACATGGATCAGATCCCGCATCGCCGCACGGAACGCAATCAACCCTATGGCCCCGCTGACGGTGTAACGCATTCGCTCCGTCTCCATGCGCTGAGCCGGGGGCTGGCCAATGTGATGATCGAAGTACGCAATGATCTTTTGGGCAATGAAATACAGGTTGCCAACATGTCCCGGGACATACTGGCGCTGCTTGAACCGGCGCTGAACGATATCACGATCAGGGAGGGCGCATCGTGA